One window of the Rosa rugosa chromosome 3, drRosRugo1.1, whole genome shotgun sequence genome contains the following:
- the LOC133737164 gene encoding uncharacterized protein LOC133737164: protein MEIPRGGPRRRGGGVREGRTGDRNRFRPIEELYDDDVESSIGVQPTPPMGEMADPGRLLRLARDINHLGAAKFHGSMDYMVADQWVEDMENYFEMMDCNEIEKRKLATFMLKGEARVWWNCMQKTIDVTTLTWDGFVRLFREKYFPASVREKLEREFLSLTQGKMTVTEYEAEFSRLYRFVKSMDAEDLAKKFQRGLNASIELDVAILELKVMKEILAKALIIEQQNLIHKEKETAERDFQGKGKAVAGNSGSRDFRGGSWKRQKTQFHHQAPARVAAAPLPPIRAVPVRQVAAAAPVRCYNCDELGHLSRACTKPRAKGCFRCGQTGHFAKDCTRPHVGGRGNQQRLLPPVPARVFAIGQRGTGVEGGREFSASLIGIPDHTYDVILGMDWLSPNHALIDCFRMIVSFRIPGQPVFHYRCLRSDVAMRAGILAHIESGSSIFEITGIPVVSEYADVFKEIPGLPPKRVMDFSIDVIPGTAPVSKAPYRMAPAELQELKVQIDGLLAQGFIQASLRVKDEDIPKTAFRTRYGHFEFLVMPFGLTNAPAAFMDLMNRTFSPYLDQFVVVFVDDILIYSRSSNEHEEHLRIVLQTLREKKLFAKFEKCDFWQKEVKFLGHVVSKDEVSVDPSKVEAVMSWSRPTTVTEIRSFLGLAGFDQIDKEGRSVLMDG from the exons ATGGAAATTCCGAGGGGTGGGCCTAGACGTCGTGGTGGGGGTGTAAGAGAAGGTAGAACTGGTGATAGAAACAGGTTCCGTCCCATAGAGGAGCTTTATGACGATGATGTAGAGTCTTCTATCGGTGTGCAACCTACTCCGCCCATGGGTGAAATGGCTGACCCTGGTCGTCTGTTGAGATTGGCTAGAGACATTAATCATCTGGGAGCAGCCAAGTTTCATGGAAGCATGGATTACATGGTGGCTGATCAATGGGTCGAGGATATGGAGAATTATTTTGAGATGATGGACTGTAATGAGATCGAAAAGAGGAAGTTAGCCACTTTCATGCTAAAGGGTGAGGCTAGGGTGTGGTGGAATTGTATGCAAAAGACCATTGATGTGACCACCCTGACTTGGGATGGTTTTGTGAGACTATTCCGAGAGAAGTACTTTCCAGCTTCAGTGAGAGAAAAATTGGAACGGGAGTTCCTCTCACTAACACAAGGGAAGATGACGGTGACAGAGTATGAGGCAGAGTTCTCTAGGCTATATAGGTTTGTGAAATCAATGGATGCTGAGGATTTGGCCAAGAAGTTTCAGCGGGGGTTGAATGCTTCCATTGAGCTTGATGtggccattttggaactgaaggTCATGAAGGAAATTCTAGCAAAGGCTCTGATCATTGAGCAGCAGAACTTGATTCATAAGGAGAAGGAAACAGCTGAGAGGGATTTtcagggaaagggaaaggcagtGGCAGGTAACAGTGGATCCAGAGACTTTAGGGGTGGATCCTGGAAGAGACAAAAGACTCAGTTCCACCATCAGGCCCCAGCTAGAGTAGCAGCagctcctcttcctcctatTCGGGCCGTACCTGTCAGACAAGTTGCAGCTGCAGCGCCTGTGAGATGTTATAACTGCGATGAGTTGGGTCATCTCTCTAGGGCTTGCACTAAACCCAGGGCTAAGGGATGCTTTCGTTGCGGACAGACTGGACACTTTGCCAAGGACTGTACTCGACCCCATGTTGGAGGACGGGGTAATCAGCAAAGGCTTTTACCTCCAGTACCAGCTAGAGTCTTTGCAATCGGTCAGAGAGGCACTGGGgtggaag GTGGTAGAGAGTTCTCTGCATCATTGATTGGGATTCCGGATCACACATATGATGTGATTTTGGGTATGGATTGGTTGAGCCCGAACCATgcattgattgattgctttaggATGATTGTGTCCTTCCGTATTCCTGGACAACCGGTGTTTCATTACCGTTGTCTGAGGTCCGACGTTGCCATGAGGGCAGGGATTTTGGCTCATATTGAGTCAGGGAGTAGTATTTTTGAGATTACAGGGATTCCTGTAGTTTCAGAATATGCTGATGTGTTTAAGGAGATACCAGGGTTGCCTCCAAAAAGGGTAATGGACTTCTCCATTgatgtgataccaggtactgcTCCTGTATCGAAAGCACCCTATCGGATGGCTCCAGCTGAACTTCAGGAGTTGAAAGTTCAGATTGATGGATTACTGGCTCAGGGGTTCATACAGGCTAGT ttaAGGGTGAAGGATGAGGATATTCCGAAAACGGCGTTTAGGACCAGGTATGGACATTTTGAGTtccttgtcatgccttttggcctAACTAATGCACCAGCAGCATTCATGGACTTAATGAACCGTACGTTCAGTCCTTATTTGGATCAATTTGTTGTAGTGTTCGTGGACGACATCTTGATTTATTCAAGGTCGTCTAATGAGCATGAGGAGCATTTGCGGATTGTACTACAGACgctgagagagaagaaattgtTTGCCAAGTTTGAGAAGTGCGACTTTTGGCAGAAGGAAGTCAAGTTCCTTGGTCATGTAGTTTCGAAGGATGAAGTTTCGGTAGATCCTTCGAAGGTGGAAGCGGTGATGAGTTGGAGTCGCCCTACCACCGTTACGGAAATCCGTAGCTTCCTTGGATTGGCAGG CTTTGACCAAATTGACAAGGAAGGACGCTCAGTTCTTATGGACGGATGA